From Sphingopyxis sp. USTB-05, the proteins below share one genomic window:
- the lexA gene encoding transcriptional repressor LexA, with amino-acid sequence MLTAKQHELLHFIQERLDSSGISPSFEEMKEALGLKSKSGIHRLISALEERGFLRRLPNRARALEVLKVPEAAKPVVRNDRDNIVPLRKPAPALKPIAANDVIEIPLHGKIAAGVPIEAFEDHNNLAVPAALLGSGEHYALEVSGDSMVEAGIFDGDYALIQKASTAREGDIVVALVDGQDATLKYFRREGQMIRLDPANAAYEPQRYPAERVIVQGRLSGLLRRYH; translated from the coding sequence ATGTTGACCGCGAAGCAGCATGAACTGCTCCACTTCATCCAGGAACGCCTCGATTCGAGCGGCATCTCGCCCTCGTTCGAGGAGATGAAGGAGGCGCTGGGCCTCAAATCGAAATCGGGTATACATCGACTGATAAGCGCCTTGGAAGAAAGGGGATTTCTCCGCCGTCTTCCAAATCGCGCCCGCGCTCTCGAAGTGCTCAAGGTGCCCGAAGCCGCGAAACCTGTCGTGCGTAACGATCGCGACAATATCGTCCCGCTCCGCAAGCCAGCCCCGGCGCTCAAGCCGATCGCTGCGAACGACGTTATCGAGATCCCGCTCCACGGCAAGATTGCTGCAGGCGTCCCGATCGAGGCGTTCGAGGATCACAACAACCTTGCCGTTCCCGCCGCGCTGCTCGGCTCGGGCGAACATTATGCACTCGAAGTATCGGGCGACTCGATGGTCGAAGCGGGGATTTTCGACGGCGACTATGCGCTGATCCAGAAAGCGAGCACCGCGCGCGAAGGTGACATCGTCGTTGCGCTCGTCGACGGGCAGGATGCGACGCTCAAATATTTCCGCCGTGAGGGGCAGATGATCCGTCTCGACCCGGCGAACGCGGCCTATGAACCGCAGCGCTATCCCGCCGAACGCGTCATCGTTCAGGGCCGCCTGTCGGGACTGCTTCGTCGTTACCACTAA